From a single Leptospira levettii genomic region:
- a CDS encoding TonB-dependent receptor plug domain-containing protein — translation MISKFNLFLLVCLFLGPNFLFSQSSPSKEPETVEIKANVESSSKNTNFSKNPTGFQKEINLESSNTRYMSLPDILNREAGVRVRQYGGLGSYSTLSLRGTNPNQSKVYWNGVPINNSLGGEINLADLPFDNLEKIEIYKSGTPAGFSGSAIGGSINLVSKTKIDKPITRVNLMGGSFKTAKATVTHMDQFSSGSYFIQALQETSDQNFAYLNNKGTVLFNTYDDTIDERRNAQFRKTGFTGNVSFEVGKTKINFLNDYIHRKQGLPGPGNRQTTSVGRVFSKLSSAVTTETNEFLLTNLTLETKTYGNFAKDDLFDPKSEFSFGTPDAFTKTNQYGFQISPTLYLLDYYQVLRTSIQTEQEFFTRYEKRANHETERKEPKKRRDTQSFTFQDEIRLFSNRLFLVPQVRFERYTDRFGKDETSIRNQLLDPTSDVFYVRQNFTNPSFGIKLILIKKENLEFGSLANISKDFRIPSFLELFGERGSIVGNTKLRPEQSRNGDFGFYLNSKIDSNWKIQSDISYFQKRIYDMILFLPNSQFTLRPENVDQAFIRGVETNQNIIWKKGIKFNLNYTYQDAKNYSESPALNGKYLPLRSKSQGSALLAFFNEKSELGIEYQYIGANFRDRTNEYLGYLPARQFWNLYIQYSPYKNKETGNELILSFEVRNLTDKRVEDLVGYPLPGRSYYVTGSYRF, via the coding sequence ATGATTTCCAAATTCAATTTATTTTTGCTCGTTTGTTTGTTCCTCGGACCAAATTTTCTATTTTCTCAATCTTCTCCTTCTAAAGAACCAGAAACAGTAGAAATCAAAGCGAATGTAGAATCCTCCTCTAAAAATACAAATTTTAGCAAAAACCCAACTGGCTTTCAAAAAGAAATCAATCTCGAATCATCAAACACTCGCTACATGAGTCTTCCTGATATTCTGAATCGAGAAGCGGGAGTTAGAGTTCGTCAATATGGTGGTCTTGGTTCCTACTCTACACTTTCCTTACGAGGTACAAACCCCAATCAATCAAAAGTGTATTGGAATGGAGTTCCTATCAACAACTCGTTAGGTGGTGAAATCAACCTTGCAGATTTACCTTTTGATAATTTGGAAAAAATTGAAATCTACAAATCAGGAACACCAGCTGGGTTTTCTGGATCAGCCATTGGTGGTAGCATCAATTTAGTTTCCAAAACTAAAATTGATAAACCTATCACTCGTGTGAATTTGATGGGAGGTAGTTTTAAAACTGCCAAGGCAACTGTAACCCATATGGACCAATTCTCAAGTGGTTCTTATTTTATCCAGGCACTACAGGAAACTTCGGACCAAAACTTTGCTTACCTAAACAACAAAGGAACTGTTTTATTCAATACCTATGATGATACCATCGATGAAAGGAGAAATGCACAGTTTCGGAAAACTGGCTTCACTGGTAATGTATCATTTGAAGTTGGTAAAACAAAAATTAATTTTTTAAATGATTATATCCACAGAAAACAAGGGTTACCTGGTCCTGGCAATCGGCAAACCACTTCTGTTGGTAGAGTTTTTAGTAAATTATCTTCAGCAGTTACAACAGAAACCAATGAATTTTTATTAACAAATTTGACATTGGAAACCAAAACTTATGGGAATTTTGCAAAAGATGATTTGTTTGATCCAAAATCAGAATTTAGTTTTGGAACACCTGATGCGTTCACAAAAACCAACCAATATGGATTTCAAATCTCTCCCACTTTGTACTTGTTAGATTATTATCAAGTTTTACGAACATCGATCCAAACAGAACAAGAGTTTTTTACACGATACGAAAAACGAGCAAATCACGAAACAGAACGTAAGGAACCGAAAAAAAGAAGGGATACCCAAAGTTTCACCTTCCAAGATGAAATCCGACTTTTTTCGAACCGATTGTTTTTAGTCCCACAAGTACGTTTTGAACGATACACCGATCGTTTTGGAAAAGATGAAACAAGTATACGAAACCAACTTCTTGATCCTACTTCTGATGTTTTTTATGTCAGACAAAACTTCACTAATCCAAGTTTCGGAATCAAATTGATTTTGATTAAAAAAGAGAATTTAGAATTTGGATCACTTGCAAATATCAGCAAGGACTTCAGGATTCCCAGCTTTTTAGAGTTATTCGGTGAAAGAGGAAGTATTGTAGGAAATACAAAACTGAGACCTGAACAAAGTCGAAATGGTGATTTTGGATTTTACCTAAATTCAAAAATTGATTCCAATTGGAAAATTCAGTCCGATATCTCCTATTTTCAAAAACGAATTTACGATATGATTTTATTTTTACCAAACTCTCAATTTACGTTACGCCCAGAAAACGTCGACCAAGCTTTCATACGAGGTGTTGAAACAAACCAAAACATCATCTGGAAAAAAGGAATAAAGTTTAACTTAAATTATACTTACCAAGATGCAAAAAATTACTCCGAATCACCTGCGTTAAATGGTAAATACCTTCCACTTCGTTCCAAAAGCCAAGGGAGTGCCTTACTCGCTTTTTTTAATGAAAAATCGGAATTGGGAATTGAATACCAATACATTGGGGCAAATTTCCGAGACAGAACCAATGAATATTTGGGTTATTTACCAGCACGTCAATTTTGGAATCTCTATATCCAGTATTCACCTTACAAAAACAAGGAGACTGGAAATGAATTGATTTTAAGTTTTGAAGTTAGAAACCTTACAGACAAACGTGTAGAAGATTTGGTTGGTTATCCTTTACCAGGTCGCAGTTATTATGTGACAGGGAGTTATCGATTCTAA